One stretch of Paenibacillus sp. FSL R5-0341 DNA includes these proteins:
- a CDS encoding LTA synthase family protein — translation MYNSKNERTSSRTLFAVLFILMLLKLSLLRYFFFQGLSGIGLLTDALGALTVVCLLDLIVPKGWKRAVYGGFNILFSLVLFAATLYNVHFSSVPTYTALSELGQVAQVRGSIGPLVRPEHFLFFADIVLALPIWLIMRRRSGGRSHSSYRDSGLTFGRIRRRYWGKLGVALTAAFCIVLSGSFIVKGETIDNELVRAENLGFLNYQVSSAILTSKENEAIANGNINETIAKINELVSQYPYQDKPSDGTAVKAKYFGQAKGSNLIVLQLESFQNFPINASLDGQELTPVLNDLAKESYYFSHFFQQIGQGNTSDAEFMSNTSIYPTGVVPMSAGYSDRELPSLPKLLGKEGYESETYHVNDVTFWNRNKMYPALGFTRYFDKPSFENDRFNDFGPSDEELYRVGVEKMTAHQAAKQPFYAQFITASSHSPFTVPADRARITIPATITNKLLHDYLQAINYTDYAIGQLINELKANGLWDNTTLVLYGDHFGLPADEEITQQIQANLGVPYDGKVSRFNIPFMIHTPKQTKGQLIEQPGGQLDMLPTIMNLMGVSLQDEKFTAFGHDLLNMDHNAFGIRYYLPTGSFVNNDIMFIPGAGFDDGTAYSLKTYEPVTDLEPYRSDYEHVLSLMKLSDEYVKLLPKRAP, via the coding sequence ATGTATAATTCCAAAAATGAACGTACTTCATCACGGACCTTATTTGCCGTGTTATTCATTCTGATGCTGTTAAAGTTATCACTGCTCCGGTATTTCTTTTTCCAGGGTCTGTCCGGTATAGGTCTGTTAACTGACGCATTAGGCGCACTAACCGTGGTATGCCTGCTGGATCTGATCGTTCCCAAAGGCTGGAAGCGAGCAGTATACGGAGGGTTCAATATTCTGTTTTCTCTGGTCCTGTTCGCGGCTACGCTGTATAACGTTCATTTCAGTTCGGTACCTACCTATACCGCGCTTAGTGAGCTGGGGCAAGTTGCACAAGTGCGAGGCAGTATCGGACCGTTGGTACGACCGGAACACTTTCTGTTTTTTGCAGACATCGTACTGGCATTGCCAATATGGTTGATCATGCGCAGACGTTCCGGCGGACGTAGCCACAGCAGTTACCGCGATAGCGGCCTGACGTTTGGCAGAATTCGCAGACGTTACTGGGGCAAGCTGGGCGTTGCGCTTACCGCTGCATTCTGCATCGTGCTGTCTGGCAGTTTTATTGTCAAAGGTGAAACGATTGATAACGAGCTGGTGCGGGCCGAGAATCTCGGATTCCTGAACTATCAGGTATCGTCCGCCATTCTGACGAGCAAAGAGAATGAGGCCATTGCGAATGGCAACATTAACGAAACGATTGCCAAAATTAATGAGCTGGTTAGCCAGTATCCGTATCAGGATAAACCAAGTGACGGTACAGCCGTGAAAGCAAAATATTTCGGTCAGGCCAAAGGCAGTAATCTGATTGTACTGCAATTGGAGTCCTTTCAGAATTTCCCGATTAATGCTTCATTGGACGGTCAGGAGTTAACACCTGTACTGAATGATCTGGCGAAAGAAAGCTATTATTTCTCTCATTTTTTCCAACAGATCGGACAGGGAAACACATCAGATGCGGAGTTCATGTCGAACACGTCTATCTATCCAACCGGAGTTGTTCCCATGTCAGCAGGCTATAGTGACCGTGAACTGCCAAGTCTACCCAAGTTATTGGGAAAAGAAGGATATGAGTCCGAGACGTACCACGTCAATGACGTCACCTTCTGGAACCGGAACAAAATGTATCCGGCACTCGGATTCACTCGTTACTTCGACAAGCCCAGCTTCGAGAATGACAGATTCAATGACTTTGGACCATCGGATGAAGAGTTATATCGTGTAGGTGTGGAAAAAATGACTGCACATCAGGCTGCGAAACAGCCGTTCTATGCTCAGTTCATTACGGCATCGAGCCACTCGCCGTTTACGGTTCCCGCTGATCGTGCGCGAATCACGATTCCTGCGACCATCACGAACAAACTGCTTCACGATTATCTGCAAGCGATCAACTATACGGACTATGCCATCGGTCAACTCATTAATGAGTTGAAGGCGAATGGATTATGGGATAACACAACGTTAGTGCTTTACGGAGACCATTTCGGTCTGCCTGCTGACGAAGAGATTACACAGCAAATCCAGGCCAATCTGGGCGTACCTTATGACGGTAAAGTAAGTCGTTTCAACATCCCGTTCATGATTCATACGCCAAAACAGACCAAAGGACAATTGATTGAGCAACCTGGCGGTCAGCTGGATATGCTGCCAACGATCATGAATCTGATGGGAGTTTCGCTCCAGGATGAGAAGTTCACTGCATTCGGACATGATCTGCTCAACATGGATCATAATGCCTTCGGTATCCGGTATTACTTGCCGACAGGTTCGTTTGTCAACAATGACATCATGTTTATCCCGGGTGCAGGCTTTGACGATGGAACAGCCTATTCGCTCAAAACCTATGAACCGGTAACGGATTTGGAACCGTATCGTTCCGATTATGAACATGTGCTCAGCCTGATGAAACTGTCTGACGAGTATGTGAAGTTGTTACCGAAACGTGCGCCATAA
- a CDS encoding LLM class flavin-dependent oxidoreductase, with the protein MKLSVLEHGHINEGRSVQDTLQETLKLAQYADQLGYSRFWMSEHHGSGALSFSSPEVMIAHVAAHTDRIRVGSGGVMLPHYSAYKVAENFRLLEALHPGRIDLGIGRAPGGMPVASRALNEGKSSNVHFFPQQIADLGGYFHEQLPEDHRFASLVAGPSVQTVPEVWLLGSSSEGARIAAAQGTSYAFAQFFGTPGGEEAMKHYRRHFKPSILNDKPHSMIAVSAFCAETEEEAADLARSNELFFLRLGRGLEQSSFPSLETVNNYPFTAMEMEQIRQRRSFSIVGTPDQVRDKITAMAERHEADEVIIASAVHSFEARLRSFGLIAEAFGLKQD; encoded by the coding sequence ATGAAACTGAGTGTACTCGAACATGGACATATCAATGAAGGCCGAAGTGTACAGGATACGTTGCAGGAAACGTTGAAACTCGCGCAATATGCGGATCAATTGGGGTACTCCCGTTTCTGGATGTCGGAGCATCATGGTAGTGGTGCACTATCTTTCTCTAGTCCTGAAGTTATGATTGCACATGTTGCTGCACATACGGATCGGATTCGTGTAGGTTCCGGCGGTGTAATGTTGCCTCATTATAGTGCTTACAAGGTTGCGGAGAATTTCCGTCTGCTGGAAGCTCTGCATCCGGGACGCATTGACCTTGGGATTGGCAGAGCACCAGGCGGCATGCCGGTTGCGAGCAGAGCGCTTAATGAGGGGAAATCATCGAATGTACATTTCTTCCCACAACAGATCGCGGATCTGGGCGGATATTTCCACGAGCAATTGCCAGAGGATCATCGGTTCGCATCTCTTGTAGCGGGACCATCGGTTCAGACAGTACCGGAAGTGTGGTTGCTGGGTTCCAGCTCCGAAGGTGCGAGAATTGCTGCGGCGCAAGGGACATCGTATGCGTTTGCCCAATTCTTCGGAACACCAGGCGGCGAAGAAGCGATGAAGCATTACCGCAGACATTTCAAGCCGTCTATCCTGAATGACAAACCACATTCAATGATTGCTGTCTCGGCATTCTGTGCGGAGACAGAGGAAGAAGCCGCTGATCTTGCACGCAGCAATGAACTTTTCTTCCTGCGGCTTGGAAGAGGTCTTGAACAAAGTTCATTCCCATCCCTGGAGACGGTGAACAACTATCCATTTACAGCGATGGAGATGGAACAGATCCGTCAACGCCGTTCTTTTTCTATCGTGGGTACACCGGATCAAGTGAGAGACAAAATTACTGCTATGGCTGAACGTCATGAAGCAGATGAAGTCATTATCGCGTCAGCGGTCCATTCGTTTGAAGCACGTCTGCGCTCATTCGGCTTGATTGCAGAAGCCTTTGGACTAAAGCAGGACTAA
- a CDS encoding metallophosphoesterase family protein: protein MRRCVISDIHGCYDEFNALLKLVDYNPQQDELILLGDYVDRGPSSKQVIEQIMQLQQQHHIIVIKGNHDAMMVKALTQDVEQYDQHWIRNGGLQTMASYLDLELTYDEQQIDWEAYAEAKQWIRTHYEHHLRFLERLPLVYEIPGYIFVHAGINPDIEDWRSQSERDFIWIRESFYSRPTSIRETVVFGHTPVKHLHDETGIWFDPSGDKIGIDGGCAYGAQLNLLEISEGGSLQTFFVRQGQSTEEPEI from the coding sequence ATGCGCAGATGTGTCATTAGTGATATTCATGGCTGTTACGATGAATTTAATGCGCTGCTTAAGCTTGTAGATTATAATCCACAGCAGGATGAATTGATTTTGCTCGGGGATTATGTGGATCGAGGTCCAAGCAGTAAACAGGTCATCGAACAGATTATGCAGCTTCAGCAACAGCACCATATTATTGTGATCAAAGGCAATCACGATGCCATGATGGTCAAGGCACTGACTCAGGATGTTGAGCAATATGACCAACACTGGATTCGTAATGGCGGATTACAGACGATGGCAAGTTATCTGGATCTGGAGCTTACTTATGATGAGCAGCAGATAGATTGGGAAGCTTATGCTGAAGCCAAACAGTGGATACGTACACACTATGAACACCATCTTCGTTTTCTGGAACGGCTTCCGCTGGTGTACGAGATTCCGGGTTATATTTTTGTGCATGCCGGGATCAACCCGGACATTGAGGATTGGAGAAGCCAGTCCGAGCGGGACTTTATTTGGATTCGTGAATCATTCTATTCCAGACCAACGTCGATTAGAGAGACAGTCGTATTTGGACATACACCCGTGAAGCATTTGCATGATGAGACAGGCATCTGGTTTGACCCGAGCGGAGACAAAATTGGCATTGACGGTGGTTGTGCCTACGGAGCGCAATTGAACCTGCTGGAGATTAGCGAGGGCGGCAGTTTACAGACCTTTTTTGTACGGCAAGGGCAGAGCACGGAAGAGCCTGAGATTTAA
- a CDS encoding (2Fe-2S) ferredoxin domain-containing protein — translation MAIYNLDQLQHHILLCNGGTCMRNEGEEVTQAVRDEILKQQAGGFIHTTRTKCNGRCDDACVTIVYPEGDWYGQMTPDSGRALVQALCEGEKLENHLIANVAKTSVN, via the coding sequence TTGGCTATCTATAATCTGGATCAACTGCAACATCACATTTTACTCTGCAATGGTGGAACCTGCATGCGTAATGAGGGGGAAGAAGTAACTCAGGCGGTGCGGGACGAGATTCTCAAGCAGCAGGCGGGAGGATTCATCCACACAACGCGTACCAAATGTAATGGTCGGTGTGACGATGCATGCGTAACGATTGTGTATCCTGAGGGTGACTGGTATGGCCAAATGACACCGGATTCAGGCAGAGCACTCGTTCAGGCCTTGTGTGAAGGGGAGAAATTGGAGAATCACCTGATTGCTAATGTGGCCAAGACCTCTGTAAATTAG
- a CDS encoding manganese-dependent inorganic pyrophosphatase: MEKALIFGHKNPDTDTICSAIAYADLKTKLGQDVEAVRLGEVNGETQFALDQFKIAAPRLIKTAANEVNKVILVDHNERQQSVSDIEEVTVVEVIDHHRIANFETSGPLYFRAEPVGCTATILNKMYKENGIEVSAPIAGLMLSAIISDSLLFKSPTCTEQDVAAARELAAIAGVDADSYGLDMLKAGADLSQKTIAELISLDAKEFVMGQSKVEIAQVNAVDVNDVLVKQPELEAAIEAIISSKGLDLFVFVVTDILNNDSVALAYGTSTKAVEKAYNVTLSDSRALLKGVVSRKSQIVPVLTEAFNTL, translated from the coding sequence ATGGAAAAAGCGTTAATCTTCGGTCACAAAAATCCCGACACGGATACGATCTGTTCGGCAATCGCCTATGCGGATCTGAAAACAAAATTGGGTCAGGACGTTGAAGCTGTGCGTCTCGGCGAAGTCAATGGTGAAACCCAGTTCGCACTGGATCAATTCAAAATCGCAGCACCGCGTCTGATTAAAACAGCTGCAAATGAAGTAAATAAAGTTATTCTGGTTGACCACAATGAGCGTCAGCAAAGTGTAAGCGATATTGAGGAAGTGACTGTCGTTGAAGTTATCGACCATCACCGTATTGCTAACTTTGAGACAAGCGGACCTCTGTATTTCCGTGCAGAGCCTGTAGGTTGTACAGCAACCATTCTGAATAAAATGTACAAAGAAAATGGCATCGAAGTGAGTGCACCGATTGCTGGCCTAATGCTGTCTGCCATTATCTCCGATTCCCTGTTGTTCAAATCCCCGACTTGCACAGAGCAGGACGTAGCTGCTGCGCGTGAACTGGCTGCCATTGCTGGTGTAGATGCAGACAGTTATGGTCTGGACATGCTGAAAGCCGGTGCGGATCTGAGCCAAAAAACAATTGCTGAACTGATTTCCCTGGATGCCAAAGAATTTGTAATGGGTCAATCCAAAGTGGAAATTGCACAGGTTAATGCCGTTGACGTGAATGATGTTCTCGTGAAGCAACCTGAGCTTGAAGCAGCTATTGAGGCGATTATCTCCAGTAAAGGTCTCGACCTGTTTGTATTTGTCGTAACAGACATTCTGAACAACGATTCCGTAGCTCTGGCATATGGTACATCCACCAAAGCTGTGGAAAAAGCCTACAATGTGACGCTGTCTGATAGCAGAGCGCTCTTGAAAGGCGTAGTATCACGCAAATCACAAATTGTACCGGTTCTGACGGAAGCATTCAACACGCTGTAA
- the infC gene encoding translation initiation factor IF-3 — protein MIKNEKIKAAEVQLTGLNGEDLGVMSTQEALLLAKQHKVDLVCLSLMTSPPPCKLIGAGAAKAEAQQAKKKASKSPDKRKVKEIRLNLAMEDHDRDTKQSQAERILKKGDSVKLVIQVHGPKEGVAGKEWAEQLSKSLAEFGSQTTGVQVSGKQVVVQLDPNA, from the coding sequence ATGATCAAAAATGAAAAGATCAAAGCAGCCGAAGTGCAGCTGACCGGCCTAAATGGTGAAGATCTGGGTGTGATGTCCACGCAGGAAGCACTCCTACTTGCGAAGCAGCACAAAGTAGATCTGGTGTGTTTGTCCCTGATGACAAGTCCACCACCGTGCAAGTTGATTGGGGCTGGAGCAGCCAAAGCGGAAGCGCAGCAAGCGAAGAAAAAAGCGAGTAAATCCCCCGATAAACGTAAAGTAAAGGAAATTCGATTGAACCTTGCCATGGAGGATCATGACCGGGATACCAAACAGTCTCAGGCGGAACGAATCCTGAAGAAGGGTGATTCGGTAAAACTCGTCATCCAGGTGCATGGACCCAAAGAAGGAGTTGCAGGGAAAGAATGGGCAGAGCAACTGAGCAAATCGCTGGCTGAATTCGGAAGCCAAACGACGGGTGTTCAGGTAAGTGGTAAACAGGTTGTGGTACAACTGGACCCGAATGCGTAA
- a CDS encoding protein-glutamine gamma-glutamyltransferase, with translation MIIVANQPAQLNRSDWSDFEWYWLQQLQNRPTRYVYQSMDHLRFEWDLRGSLVDAAEGLDRSGVSFASFEKSRCNPAYWNRNAEGGFELKSNVTPADGIRDIWRNGHLYAFECATATVIVLYGGVLGSIREDAFNSLFRNLLLFDWHYDSDLRLTEKNGSETALPGDVLYFKNPDVSPETPEWQGENTIMLRENWYYGHGIGIARGEDIIRTLNQFRFPGSRVSAYLMDMVIYPDFFYLSRFAKNGQNNMTAGSTPVLPGQLYVRLGGSRYLRS, from the coding sequence ATGATCATTGTCGCCAATCAACCTGCCCAGCTGAACCGCTCGGACTGGTCTGATTTTGAATGGTATTGGTTACAGCAACTCCAAAATCGTCCAACAAGGTATGTCTACCAATCCATGGATCATCTTCGATTTGAATGGGACTTGAGAGGCTCTCTCGTGGATGCAGCAGAAGGGCTTGATCGAAGCGGGGTGAGTTTTGCATCCTTTGAAAAATCCAGATGTAATCCTGCCTACTGGAATCGTAATGCTGAGGGTGGATTCGAGCTCAAATCGAACGTCACCCCCGCCGATGGCATCCGGGATATCTGGAGGAATGGGCACTTATACGCCTTTGAATGTGCAACAGCCACCGTCATTGTGCTGTATGGTGGCGTGCTGGGAAGTATACGCGAAGACGCCTTTAATTCTCTGTTTCGAAATCTGTTACTTTTTGACTGGCATTATGACAGTGACCTGCGATTGACAGAAAAAAACGGTAGTGAAACCGCCCTTCCAGGAGATGTACTGTATTTCAAAAATCCCGATGTCTCTCCCGAAACACCTGAATGGCAGGGAGAGAATACGATTATGCTGCGCGAGAACTGGTATTATGGACACGGCATTGGCATTGCACGTGGCGAAGACATTATCCGTACCCTGAATCAGTTCCGCTTTCCAGGTAGCCGGGTCTCTGCCTACTTAATGGATATGGTGATCTACCCGGACTTCTTTTATTTATCCCGATTCGCCAAAAACGGCCAGAATAATATGACCGCTGGTTCTACGCCTGTATTACCCGGACAGTTATATGTACGCCTTGGGGGCAGTCGTTATTTACGAAGCTGA
- a CDS encoding PAS domain S-box protein, which translates to MSKSITESRSLFEQLYTHAPIGIAVASHVNGRWLQLNPAFCEMLAYSEDELIDTSVIHMIYEEDLHMEEFRSKFWEMTDETRPMYETEVRLKRKDGSLLWATIRACIVRDETNGEPLYLLVQAADITKQKDAEERLIVKRKQLEESSRISRLLAESSLDLIVIHQADPDRTFKYVSNACKSMLGYEPEEIIGKPGILVIYPDDVPMVDAYVEEQRQGLAPKRISYRLLHKDGSTVWADTITHYVYDDAGELIEIVAVTRDISASQQQQLSLQEYRSLFDCNPLGVASLDLEGNLLKANVGQEQLTGHTKDELLSRPFDHLVDPMDLEKTRHHFEETVKGTAQSYEIGLIHKNGQRIETSVINVPIILEDKVVGVYGITSDITESKRYVEEIENLSYERALILNGMSEGVIGLDLNGNLNFANPAAAEIINFCPSEMNGKALEQLMIQMQSEGIPYPSKDTPILQAVREGRSLPRTESLFWRPDGSSFLAEFQLKPIMDQGRTRGAVLVFRDMTSVKDIIRAKEAAEHADRAKSEFLAIMSHELRTPLNGIMGMAHLLMETELDEEQKGFAEIIIDSGESLLYILNEILDFSKIEAGKMDLERTPVDIKAMLGSVIELFALKASEKNIELYCEMSDLIPERVRGDETRIRQVLINLVGNAVKFTEQGRITVKVGVDFSEEYGQDHLMLIFKVQDTGIGIPMEKQHQLFQSFSQLDPAINRKFGGTGLGLAISKKLVELMGGAIGVQSEIGEGAEFQFTLVLERWLDESSDPIEIAGNDELQLDRASLAHDIKILIAEDQAVNSHLLEEMLRKFGGVCDIVENGAQAVESLNNVQYDLVFMDIQMPIMDGIEATCKIRQTHPEIPVIAAITAFAGASDREECLKCGMQDFISKPFHSTEISRVLNTWVPYIRSQRVK; encoded by the coding sequence GTGTCGAAATCCATTACAGAGAGCCGGTCTCTGTTCGAACAATTATATACGCACGCACCGATAGGCATTGCTGTCGCTTCGCATGTGAATGGACGTTGGTTGCAGCTTAATCCGGCATTTTGCGAGATGCTCGCGTACAGTGAAGATGAACTAATCGATACGTCGGTCATACATATGATCTATGAAGAAGATCTGCACATGGAGGAATTCCGCAGCAAGTTCTGGGAAATGACCGATGAAACACGTCCGATGTACGAGACGGAGGTTCGTCTGAAACGAAAGGACGGCTCGCTATTATGGGCAACGATTAGAGCTTGCATTGTGAGGGATGAAACGAATGGTGAGCCATTGTATCTGTTGGTACAGGCTGCTGATATTACGAAGCAAAAGGATGCAGAGGAACGCCTTATTGTGAAGCGTAAGCAATTGGAAGAGAGCAGCCGCATCTCTCGTCTGCTGGCAGAGTCTTCCCTTGACCTCATTGTCATTCATCAAGCTGATCCTGATCGTACATTTAAATATGTATCAAATGCATGTAAAAGCATGTTGGGCTATGAGCCAGAGGAAATTATAGGTAAGCCGGGAATACTCGTTATCTATCCGGATGATGTACCTATGGTCGATGCCTACGTGGAAGAGCAGAGGCAGGGTCTGGCTCCTAAACGGATCAGTTATCGTCTTTTGCATAAGGATGGATCTACGGTGTGGGCAGATACCATTACACATTATGTGTATGACGATGCAGGTGAACTGATAGAGATCGTCGCGGTAACCCGTGATATTTCAGCCAGTCAGCAACAACAGTTAAGCCTGCAGGAGTACAGATCGTTATTTGACTGTAACCCGCTAGGAGTTGCTTCTCTGGATTTGGAAGGCAATCTGTTAAAGGCCAATGTAGGTCAGGAACAATTGACAGGACACACCAAGGACGAACTGCTGAGTCGGCCTTTTGATCACCTCGTCGATCCTATGGATCTGGAGAAGACTCGTCATCATTTTGAGGAAACGGTGAAGGGCACTGCACAGAGCTACGAGATCGGTTTGATTCACAAAAATGGGCAGCGAATTGAGACGAGCGTGATTAATGTACCCATTATCCTTGAGGACAAAGTCGTTGGGGTCTACGGGATCACCAGTGACATCACAGAGTCCAAACGTTACGTCGAGGAAATTGAAAATCTCAGTTATGAACGGGCACTGATTCTGAATGGCATGTCTGAAGGTGTGATTGGACTGGACCTGAATGGGAATCTGAACTTTGCCAATCCGGCCGCCGCGGAGATCATCAACTTCTGCCCAAGTGAAATGAATGGCAAAGCGCTCGAACAGTTGATGATCCAGATGCAAAGCGAAGGCATCCCTTATCCATCCAAGGATACACCGATTCTACAGGCTGTACGTGAGGGACGAAGTCTACCGCGTACTGAATCTCTTTTCTGGAGACCAGATGGGTCCAGTTTCCTGGCTGAGTTCCAATTGAAGCCGATTATGGATCAGGGGAGAACCCGTGGAGCCGTTCTGGTTTTCCGTGATATGACATCCGTGAAGGATATTATTCGTGCAAAGGAAGCAGCAGAGCATGCGGACCGTGCGAAGTCTGAGTTTCTCGCCATTATGAGTCATGAGCTTCGTACGCCATTGAACGGTATTATGGGCATGGCTCATCTGTTGATGGAAACTGAGCTGGATGAGGAACAGAAAGGGTTTGCGGAAATCATCATTGACAGCGGTGAGTCTCTTTTGTACATTTTGAATGAAATTCTGGATTTCAGCAAAATCGAGGCAGGCAAAATGGATCTGGAGCGCACACCAGTAGATATTAAGGCGATGCTGGGTAGTGTGATTGAGCTGTTTGCACTGAAAGCCTCCGAGAAAAATATTGAACTCTACTGTGAAATGTCAGATCTCATTCCTGAACGTGTTCGAGGGGATGAGACGCGGATCCGTCAGGTATTGATTAATCTGGTAGGTAACGCCGTTAAATTCACAGAGCAGGGTCGTATTACAGTGAAGGTAGGCGTTGATTTCTCAGAGGAGTATGGTCAGGATCACCTGATGTTGATCTTTAAGGTCCAAGATACAGGAATCGGGATTCCAATGGAGAAACAGCATCAATTGTTCCAATCCTTCTCACAGCTTGATCCGGCCATCAATCGCAAGTTTGGCGGGACAGGTCTGGGACTAGCAATCAGCAAGAAACTGGTGGAATTAATGGGCGGAGCAATTGGCGTCCAGAGTGAGATTGGCGAGGGAGCAGAATTTCAGTTCACCCTGGTGCTTGAACGATGGCTCGATGAAAGTAGTGACCCGATCGAAATCGCCGGGAATGATGAACTGCAATTGGATCGAGCAAGTCTTGCGCATGACATCAAAATTTTGATTGCTGAAGATCAGGCGGTCAATAGTCATCTGCTGGAGGAAATGCTGCGTAAATTTGGCGGGGTATGTGATATTGTTGAAAATGGTGCGCAAGCCGTAGAGTCATTGAATAATGTACAATATGACCTGGTGTTCATGGATATTCAAATGCCGATTATGGATGGCATTGAGGCGACCTGCAAAATCAGGCAGACTCATCCGGAGATCCCGGTCATCGCAGCAATAACAGCCTTTGCAGGCGCAAGTGACCGTGAGGAGTGTCTGAAATGCGGAATGCAGGATTTTATCAGCAAACCGTTCCATTCCACAGAGATTAGCCGTGTGCTGAATACATGGGTCCCATACATCCGCTCTCAAAGGGTAAAGTAA
- a CDS encoding M3 family oligoendopeptidase, whose product MKFGEYTYTRPDLEHIKTSFRELLSGFEAAATVEEQSGFMDQINALRSDFETQAQLVYIRHSIDTNDEFYKAENEFLDENAPIVQEYITDFYRALVNSKFRNELEQKWGSQLFQLADLSLKTFSPEIIEELQKENKLSTEYNQLIASAKIPFEGEERTLPQLHPFELSTDRSMRERASEARYTFMAEHEAEFDRIYDELVKVRTQIAKKLGYPSYVELGYDRMNRTDYNAEMVANFRAQVRDYIVPVATKLRERQRNRIDVETLYYYDQGFSFKTGNPTPKGDADWIIDNGKKMYAELSPETDAFFQMMTENELMDLVSKKGKQGGGYCTFLNDYKVPFIFSNFNGTSGDIDVLTHEAGHAFQVYESRDFAVPEYNWPTYESAEIHSMSMEFFTWPWMNLFFKEDTDKYKFDHLSSGLLFIPYGVAVDEFQHFVYANPEATPAERKQAWRNIEKTYLPHINYKDNAYLEQGGFWHKQGHIFSSPFYYIDYTLAQICAFQFWKRSNEDMKSAWADYLTLCKAGGSLSFTGLVELAGLNSPFEDGCVSSVIGDIEAWLDGVNDKAL is encoded by the coding sequence ATGAAATTTGGTGAGTATACGTATACACGTCCCGATCTGGAACACATCAAGACATCTTTCCGTGAGCTGCTGAGCGGTTTCGAAGCTGCGGCAACGGTTGAAGAACAAAGCGGATTCATGGATCAGATTAACGCGCTGCGCAGTGATTTTGAGACGCAAGCCCAATTGGTCTACATCCGTCATTCCATTGATACGAATGATGAGTTTTACAAGGCGGAGAACGAATTTCTGGATGAGAACGCACCAATTGTGCAGGAATACATTACGGATTTTTACCGCGCACTGGTTAACTCCAAATTCCGCAATGAGTTGGAACAAAAATGGGGTTCACAGCTGTTCCAACTGGCAGATCTTTCATTGAAAACATTCAGCCCGGAAATTATTGAAGAACTCCAGAAGGAGAACAAACTTTCCACAGAATACAATCAATTGATCGCTTCGGCCAAAATTCCGTTTGAAGGTGAAGAGCGCACATTGCCACAGCTTCATCCATTTGAACTGTCCACGGATCGCTCCATGCGTGAGCGTGCTTCGGAAGCCAGATATACGTTCATGGCTGAGCATGAGGCTGAATTCGATCGTATTTACGACGAACTGGTTAAAGTACGTACACAGATCGCGAAGAAACTGGGATATCCAAGCTATGTGGAACTCGGCTATGACCGCATGAACCGTACGGATTACAATGCCGAGATGGTAGCCAACTTCCGTGCACAAGTTCGCGATTATATCGTGCCTGTAGCGACCAAGCTCAGAGAGCGCCAGCGTAATCGGATTGATGTGGAGACGTTATATTATTACGATCAGGGCTTCAGCTTCAAGACGGGTAACCCGACTCCGAAGGGTGACGCGGACTGGATTATCGATAATGGTAAAAAAATGTACGCTGAATTATCACCAGAGACGGATGCATTTTTCCAGATGATGACCGAAAACGAGCTTATGGATCTGGTAAGCAAAAAAGGTAAACAGGGCGGCGGATATTGTACGTTCCTGAACGATTACAAAGTGCCGTTTATTTTCTCCAACTTCAACGGTACATCGGGTGATATTGATGTATTGACGCATGAAGCAGGTCATGCTTTCCAGGTGTATGAAAGTCGTGATTTTGCAGTGCCTGAATACAATTGGCCGACGTATGAATCGGCTGAGATTCATTCCATGAGCATGGAGTTCTTCACATGGCCGTGGATGAACCTGTTCTTCAAGGAAGATACGGACAAGTACAAGTTTGATCACCTGTCTTCCGGTCTGTTGTTCATTCCGTATGGCGTAGCCGTGGATGAATTCCAGCATTTTGTATATGCGAATCCGGAAGCTACACCAGCGGAACGCAAACAGGCATGGCGCAACATTGAGAAGACCTATCTGCCACATATTAATTACAAAGATAATGCGTATTTGGAGCAAGGTGGTTTCTGGCATAAGCAGGGCCACATCTTCTCATCGCCGTTCTACTACATTGACTATACGTTAGCACAAATTTGTGCTTTCCAGTTCTGGAAACGTAGCAACGAAGACATGAAGTCCGCATGGGCTGACTATCTGACATTGTGCAAAGCCGGGGGAAGCCTATCCTTCACTGGTTTGGTTGAACTGGCTGGATTGAACTCTCCATTTGAGGATGGCTGTGTATCCTCCGTAATTGGGGATATTGAGGCATGGCTTGACGGCGTGAACGATAAGGCACTGTAA